A single genomic interval of Helianthus annuus cultivar XRQ/B chromosome 6, HanXRQr2.0-SUNRISE, whole genome shotgun sequence harbors:
- the LOC110878905 gene encoding protein FAR1-RELATED SEQUENCE 8-like yields MEEERHNTSNFKSHLIEDIDANGYLVINNSPNVETEKITDVDVDSGFDNEEANDVMGMVFDSPDDAYDFYNRYAFLHGFGIRISSDYKNKSTNEPYRKIFVCNKEGFKNMKCNSSNGDVKKHHRDLWTGYEAYIRISKSKERKWFVDRFNDSHNHELTITPTKVMRHWSHGKFHRAMACKALVTELGQSGLKPCQIKKVVNTMKDSYENDVSSKQCADILAEQRKQYKGKEFYGLIKHFQDKLIKDPNLYFVVDLFDDGSPRNIFWVDGRSRDSYIKFGDIVVFDVTYMTNKFKMPFAPFVGVNHHDQSILFVGVNHHVLCYISCGSFWVGVLVYDKYIRLRLRED; encoded by the exons ATGGAGGAG GAAAGGCATAACACATCGAATTTCAAATCACATCTGATTGAAGATATTGATGCGAATGGGTATTTGGTCATCAATAACAGCCCAAACGTTGAAACAGAGAAAATAACTGATGTAGACGTAGATTCTGGGTTTGATAATGAAGAAGCTAATGATGTAATGGGAATGGTTTTCGATTCTCCCGATGATGCATATGATTTCTACAATCGCTATGCGTTTTTACATGGATTTGGAATACGCATATCTTCGGATTATAAAAATAAGAGCACAAACGAGCCTTATCGAAAGATATTTGTGTGTAACAAAGAAGGTTTTAAAAACATGAAGTGTAATAGTTCTAATGGAGATGTTAAGAAACATCATAGAGATTTATGGACCGGGTATGAAGCATATATTCGGATTTCAAAAAGTAAAGAAAGGAAATGGTTCGTGGATAGATTTAATGACTCACATAATCATGAGCTAACTATTACTCCAACCAAAGTAATGAGACATTGGTCTCATGGGAAGTTTCACCGTGCAATGGCATGCAAAGCCCTAGTGACGGAACTTGGCCAATCCGGGTTGAAACCTTGTCAAATCAAGAAGGTCGTAAATACCATGAAAGATTCATATGAAAATGATGTCTCGTCAAAGCAATGTGCAGATATCTTAGCAGAGCAACGAAAACAATATAAAGGTAAGGAATTTTACGGGCTTATTAAACATTTCCAAGATAAACTAATAAAAGACCCTAATCTTTATTTTGTTGTGGATTTATTTGACGACGGGTCTCCAAGAAATATTTTCTGGGTTGACGGGAGATCAAGAGACTCATATATAAAATTTGGGGACATCGTTGTGTTTGATGTCACATATATGACCAACAAATTTAAGATGCCATTTGCTCCTTTTGTTGGGGTGAATCATCATGATCAGTCAATACTTTTTGTTGGGGTGAATCATCATGTGTTATGCTATATTTCATGTGGTTCTTTCTGGGTTGGGGTACTGGTGTATGATAAGTACATCAGATTAAGATTAAGAGAAGACTGA